A window of Longispora fulva contains these coding sequences:
- the ctaD gene encoding aa3-type cytochrome oxidase subunit I — protein sequence MTAVEPKPIVTRPWPVHQGVKGSAFARLLRTTDAKQIGIMYMVTAFAFFIIGGFLALLMRAELAQPGGQFLSAEQYNQAFTMHGTIMLLLFATPIVFAFGNYIVPLQIGAPDVSFPRLNAFAYWLYLFGGTIVVAGFATPNGAADFGWFAYSPLTDVAHSPGAGADMWIVGLIISGLGTILGAVNMVTTILTLRAPGMTMFRMPIFTWNLLVTSLLVLMVFPILAAALSGLAADRILGAHVFDSETGGAMLWQHLFWFFGHPEVYIVALPFFGIVSEIFPVFSRKPIFGYKGLVGATLGIAALSMTVWAHHMFVTGQVLLPFFSLLSFLIAVPTGIKFFNWIGTMWRGQLTFETPMLFSLGFLVTFLFGGLSGVLLAAPPIDFHVSDTYFVVAHFHYVLFGTIVYAVYAGIYFWFPKMFGRMLDERLGKVHFWLTTIGFHTTFLVQHWLGTEGMPRRYFDYQERDGFTTLNQISTIGAFITGISTLPFLWNVWKSYKAGRTVTENDPWGYGASLEWSTTCPPPLRNFDSMPRIRSERPAFDEKFPELVPGYKPPAVAGSSTE from the coding sequence GTGACTGCTGTCGAGCCGAAGCCGATAGTGACCCGCCCCTGGCCAGTGCACCAGGGCGTGAAGGGTTCGGCGTTCGCCCGGCTGCTCCGGACCACGGACGCGAAGCAGATCGGGATCATGTACATGGTCACGGCCTTCGCGTTCTTCATCATCGGCGGCTTCCTGGCCCTGTTGATGCGCGCGGAGCTTGCCCAACCCGGTGGCCAGTTCCTGTCGGCGGAGCAGTACAACCAGGCGTTCACGATGCACGGCACGATCATGCTGTTGCTGTTCGCGACGCCGATCGTGTTCGCCTTCGGCAACTACATCGTGCCGTTGCAGATCGGCGCGCCCGACGTGTCGTTCCCCCGGCTGAACGCGTTCGCCTACTGGCTCTACCTGTTCGGCGGCACGATCGTCGTCGCGGGTTTCGCCACCCCGAACGGCGCGGCCGACTTCGGGTGGTTCGCCTACTCCCCGCTGACCGACGTCGCGCACTCCCCGGGTGCCGGCGCGGACATGTGGATCGTCGGCCTGATCATCTCCGGTCTGGGCACGATCCTCGGCGCGGTCAACATGGTCACGACCATCCTGACCCTGCGCGCCCCGGGCATGACGATGTTCCGGATGCCGATCTTCACGTGGAACCTGCTGGTCACCAGCCTCCTCGTGCTGATGGTCTTCCCGATCCTGGCCGCGGCCCTGTCGGGGCTTGCCGCCGACCGCATCCTCGGCGCGCACGTGTTCGACTCCGAGACCGGTGGGGCCATGCTCTGGCAGCACCTGTTCTGGTTCTTCGGGCACCCCGAGGTGTACATCGTGGCGCTGCCGTTCTTCGGCATCGTCTCCGAGATCTTCCCGGTCTTCTCCCGCAAGCCGATCTTCGGCTACAAGGGCCTGGTCGGCGCGACGCTGGGCATCGCGGCCTTGTCGATGACGGTGTGGGCGCACCACATGTTCGTCACCGGCCAGGTGCTGCTGCCGTTCTTCAGCCTGCTGAGCTTCCTGATCGCGGTCCCGACCGGTATCAAGTTCTTCAACTGGATCGGCACCATGTGGCGCGGCCAGCTGACCTTCGAGACGCCGATGCTGTTCTCGCTGGGCTTCCTGGTCACGTTCCTCTTCGGTGGTCTGTCCGGCGTGCTGCTCGCGGCCCCGCCGATCGACTTCCACGTGTCCGACACGTACTTCGTGGTGGCCCACTTCCACTACGTGCTCTTCGGCACGATCGTGTACGCGGTGTACGCCGGCATCTACTTCTGGTTCCCGAAGATGTTCGGCCGGATGCTCGACGAGCGCCTCGGCAAGGTGCACTTCTGGCTGACGACGATCGGCTTCCACACCACGTTCCTCGTGCAGCACTGGCTGGGCACGGAGGGCATGCCGCGTCGGTACTTCGACTACCAGGAGCGCGACGGCTTCACCACGCTGAACCAGATCTCCACGATCGGCGCGTTCATCACCGGCATCTCGACCCTGCCGTTCCTGTGGAACGTGTGGAAGTCCTACAAGGCCGGCCGGACCGTCACCGAGAACGACCCGTGGGGCTACGGCGCCTCGCTGGAGTGGTCGACGACCTGCCCGCCGCCGCTGCGTAACTTCGACTCGATGCCCCGGATCCGCTCCGAGCGCCCCGCGTTCGACGAGAAGTTCCCGGAGCTGGTGCCCGGTTACAAGCCGCCGGCTGTGGCCGGTTCCAGTACGGAGTAG
- a CDS encoding flavin-containing monooxygenase gives MYDVIIVGTGFSGLGMAIALKKAGRDNFVILEKATDLGGTWRDNTYPGCACDVQSHMYSFSFEQNPAWTRAFPRQEEIWDYLRATSDKYGVTRHIRYGAEVTGATFADDHWTVTLADGKTVKARAVVLGIGALHLPSYPKIKGLETFDGRAFHSAEWDHGVDLKGKRVAVIGTGASAVQFVPRLAATAAKVDVYQRTPPWIIPKADRRIGRWEQALYRALPAVQKLYRGTIFWRLESRALGFVHPRLMGVAAMVARAHLRRQVPSADLRARLTPDYTIGCKRILISNDYYPALNRPHVDLITDGISHVTPTGIVTEDGEHREVDVIVYGTGFHVTDALNGQRITGRDGLDLVDAWRDGIETYLGIAIHGFPNAFVLLGPNTGLGHNSVVFMIEQQVRYVMQALALLDNAATVEVRLPAQRAFNDEIQTKLRSAVWSSGGCRSWYLDEHGVNRSIWPGFAWSYRTATRRLNRAHYEVKP, from the coding sequence ATGTATGACGTGATCATCGTCGGGACCGGCTTCTCCGGGCTCGGCATGGCCATCGCCCTGAAGAAGGCCGGCCGGGACAACTTCGTGATCCTCGAGAAGGCCACCGACCTGGGCGGGACCTGGCGGGACAACACCTACCCCGGCTGCGCCTGCGACGTGCAGTCACACATGTACTCCTTCTCCTTCGAGCAGAACCCCGCCTGGACCAGGGCCTTCCCCCGGCAGGAGGAGATCTGGGACTACCTGCGCGCCACCTCCGACAAGTACGGCGTGACCCGGCACATCCGGTACGGGGCCGAGGTCACCGGGGCGACGTTCGCCGACGACCACTGGACGGTCACCCTCGCCGACGGGAAGACCGTGAAGGCCCGGGCCGTGGTGCTGGGGATCGGGGCGCTGCACCTGCCGTCGTACCCGAAGATCAAGGGTCTGGAGACCTTCGACGGCCGCGCCTTCCACTCGGCCGAGTGGGACCACGGGGTGGACCTGAAGGGCAAACGGGTCGCCGTGATCGGCACCGGGGCCAGCGCCGTCCAGTTCGTGCCCCGGCTCGCGGCCACGGCGGCGAAGGTCGACGTCTACCAGCGCACACCCCCGTGGATCATCCCCAAGGCCGACCGCAGGATCGGCCGCTGGGAACAGGCGCTCTACCGGGCGCTGCCCGCCGTCCAGAAGCTCTACCGCGGCACCATCTTCTGGCGGCTGGAGAGCAGGGCGCTCGGCTTCGTGCACCCCAGACTGATGGGCGTCGCCGCGATGGTCGCACGGGCCCACCTGCGCCGACAGGTGCCGTCCGCCGACCTGCGGGCCCGGTTGACCCCCGACTACACCATCGGCTGCAAGCGGATCCTGATCTCCAACGACTACTACCCGGCCCTCAACCGGCCGCACGTCGACCTGATCACCGACGGCATCTCGCACGTCACCCCGACCGGCATCGTCACCGAGGACGGCGAACACCGCGAGGTCGACGTCATCGTCTACGGCACCGGCTTCCACGTCACCGACGCCCTCAACGGCCAGCGGATCACCGGCAGGGACGGGCTCGACCTGGTCGACGCGTGGCGGGACGGCATCGAGACGTACCTCGGGATCGCCATCCACGGCTTCCCCAACGCGTTCGTGCTCCTCGGGCCGAACACCGGCCTCGGGCACAACTCCGTCGTATTCATGATCGAACAACAGGTCCGGTACGTGATGCAGGCCCTCGCGCTCCTCGACAACGCCGCCACCGTCGAGGTCCGACTGCCGGCCCAGCGCGCCTTCAACGACGAGATCCAGACCAAGCTGCGGTCCGCCGTGTGGAGTTCCGGCGGCTGTCGGAGCTGGTACCTCGACGAACACGGGGTCAACCGCAGCATCTGGCCCGGCTTCGCCTGGAGCTACCGCACCGCCACCCGCCGACTCAACCGCGCCCACTACGAGGTGAAACCATGA
- a CDS encoding MFS transporter: MLINKNYTRLWIGQVVSLVGDMVFDTTLLLWVATVLLAGKSYAPAVSTAVLVVASAVTFMVGPLAGVFVDRWDKKRTMLAADLTRAGLVAVLAGVAFLPKGTVPVPVILVLTGVIVALTTAVSMFFGPARFVMINDVVPADRRGKASSYGQTTEALATIIGPPLAAPLLIGFGPQWALALNAVSFLVSFVAIRAIQAPPAPPVAKTEKQGVRGELFAGLRLFGTNTFLRALLIMILLLQLGAGALSALAVYYVPENLHADPKWYGFLGGTFGAGILVGAFLGGMVGDKVGHARMIRGGMLVFAGAFALYSQATSLWLALVAYVLLGLGIGSTNSNIGPLLMAIVPREFMGRVSAVMGPANRVVAIVSMVAAGLVASWLGAGFHLTVAGVAFGRLDAVFTVASAFVLAGAVYAFFALRGADHPAAAEPVAADA, from the coding sequence GTGTTGATCAACAAGAACTACACCCGCCTATGGATCGGGCAGGTCGTGTCGCTGGTCGGGGACATGGTCTTCGACACCACTCTGCTGCTGTGGGTGGCCACCGTGCTGCTGGCCGGCAAGTCCTACGCCCCGGCCGTGTCCACCGCCGTGCTGGTGGTCGCCTCGGCGGTCACGTTCATGGTCGGCCCGCTCGCCGGGGTGTTCGTCGACCGGTGGGACAAGAAGCGCACGATGCTCGCCGCCGACCTGACCCGCGCGGGGCTGGTGGCGGTGCTGGCCGGGGTGGCGTTCCTGCCGAAGGGCACGGTGCCGGTACCCGTCATCCTGGTTCTGACCGGGGTGATCGTCGCGCTGACCACCGCGGTGTCGATGTTCTTCGGCCCGGCCCGGTTCGTCATGATCAACGATGTGGTGCCGGCGGACCGGCGGGGCAAGGCGTCCAGCTACGGCCAGACCACCGAGGCCCTGGCCACCATCATCGGCCCGCCGCTGGCCGCCCCGCTGCTGATCGGCTTCGGCCCGCAGTGGGCGCTGGCCCTCAACGCCGTGTCGTTCCTCGTGTCGTTCGTGGCGATCCGCGCGATCCAGGCCCCGCCGGCCCCGCCCGTCGCGAAGACCGAGAAGCAGGGGGTACGCGGTGAGCTGTTCGCCGGCCTGCGCCTCTTCGGCACGAACACGTTCCTCCGCGCGCTCCTGATCATGATCCTGCTGCTCCAGCTCGGGGCGGGCGCGCTCAGTGCCCTGGCCGTCTACTACGTACCGGAGAACCTGCACGCCGATCCGAAGTGGTACGGCTTCCTCGGCGGCACGTTCGGGGCCGGCATCCTGGTCGGCGCGTTCCTCGGTGGCATGGTGGGCGACAAGGTCGGCCACGCGCGGATGATCCGCGGCGGGATGCTGGTGTTCGCCGGGGCGTTCGCGCTGTACTCGCAGGCCACCAGCCTGTGGCTCGCCCTCGTCGCGTACGTGCTCCTCGGGCTCGGGATCGGCTCCACCAACTCCAATATCGGCCCGCTGCTGATGGCGATCGTGCCGCGGGAGTTCATGGGCCGGGTGTCGGCCGTGATGGGCCCGGCGAACCGGGTGGTCGCGATCGTGTCCATGGTCGCCGCCGGGCTGGTCGCGAGCTGGCTGGGCGCGGGGTTCCACCTGACGGTCGCGGGGGTCGCGTTCGGTCGGCTGGACGCCGTCTTCACCGTGGCTTCGGCGTTCGTGCTGGCCGGCGCGGTGTACGCGTTCTTCGCCCTACGTGGTGCGGATCACCCCGCGGCGGCCGAGCCGGTGGCGGCCGACGCCTAA